In Panacibacter microcysteis, the genomic stretch ATTTATTTTTGTGGTAAGCATAGCCGGCGCGTTTGCAAAAGCCACCGTATCAGTCTCTCCGTTTACATATACGTTTCCGGAAGCATCGGTTTTTACAAAAAAGTATTGACCACGTTTATTGGGTTCATCAAATGTATTTGTCCATTGAACAACGCCATTTTTTTTAAGCTTCAGAAGCAAAGGTTTATAGGTCATAAAATAATGATATTGGTCGTTGGCCCCCGCCACATAAATATTTCCATCTCCAAAAACGGTTACACTATTTGCTACTGTTGATTCAACCTTGCGAACCCATGTGGTATTTCCTGCATTGGTAATTTGCATAATAACAGCACGTCTCTCCCAAACATATGTCTGCGTATTTAACACGTCTTCATTGCCGGCAACTACACTTGTGCCGTTTGGCAATACATGAATAGCAGATGGGTAGCTGATGATATTTAAGCCGGGTTTGTACCTGTTTAGCCATAAACGTTGCCCCTGGGGGTTGTACTTCATGGTAATGATGTCACTTATCTTAGTATTGTAAGTACAGATGTTACAAAATGTGTCTTTACGTGTACCGGTCACATAAATATTGCCTGCATTATCAAGTGCTACCGCTTTCGCATTGTCTATCGAATCCTGGGTGGCATTAAAATATTGGATCCATTCTTCCTGTCCTGTAGGTGTAACTTTTCTTACAAACAGGTGGGTTTGGTAATACTCGTCTCCGTTGTATATCTTATAACCAACGCTGTATGTATTGCCGTTTTTGTCTGCGGTAACATCTGTTATGTAGGTAGTGGCAGTAGGGTCGCTATAACAATTGGCCCATCCACGTGTAAAACTTTGTGCGTTTAAGGAAAGAGTAAATAACAATGCTAAAATGTTAAGTACAAATGTTTTCATATATTATAAATATTAAGAATACGAATATATCATTGACTGCTTACAAATTTTAAAAAGTTTACTACATATTCATGTAGACGGTCTTTCAAAACCAAAAAAAGGTATGAGATAAAACTAATGCAATCAGTTATGCATCAAATGAGGAAAAAGTTTTCATTAAAGGCTTGCGTTTTAATATGGTTAACGATTACGGGGACACGCAACCTACGCTAAAGGGTTGCCGAAGATGTATTAAAAAGTAAAATGAAGGCTTTGAGCATCCCTTAAATCTAAACATTCTCCATCCACTTAACGAATAATCACAGGCTGTCTCTTACTATTGAGGCAGCTGCTGTTTTTACTTATACCATAAAAGTTTATCGGTAAATAAAAGATCGATCATTTGTTTAGCTATTGTGCTACAGGCTCACCGGCTGGAAACTTAGACATATCCATAAAAAATATCTCCCAGCTATGTCCGTCAAAATCTTCCAGTGTTCGTTGCTGCATAAAACCATAATCTCTTAATGCATGTGGTTCTGTACCGCCGGCCTGCAGCCCTGCTTCTACAATCGTGTTCATCGCCTCCACGCTGTCTGTGGACAATGAATACAAAGCGGCAAGAGCAGCCTTTGTATCAGCAATGGGTTTGGTAGCAAAAGTGGCAAACTTTTCATGCGACAGGATCATCACAAAAATACTATCGCTCCACACCATGCATTTGCCGGATTCGTCTGAAAACTGCGGGTTATTGGTAAAGCCCATGGCAGTGTAAAAAGCCATTGACCGTTCTACATCTTTTACTGCAAGGTTGATGAAAATTTGTCTGCTCATTGAAGTTTATTTTATCATTTGTGCCAGCGTGGTTGCAGGCTTTGCTGCCCTGCTACCGCAGTTATGCACTGTTACGGTTTTACGCTTTAAAGTTAAAGCATACGTTTTGTACAATTAGAGAAACCCGAAAGAAAGAAATGCTGAGTCGACAATTGCCAGCCTGCCATTAGCCATGCAATGTTATCGGTTTGTCGTTTAGCCTGTGGTCGGTTCGTAGTAAAATATCGTTGCACCTGAAGGCAGGGTTTTAGTCCTGATGAGTTTGAAAAATATCCGTTCTTTTATTTTGTCAAATAAACGCATGCCCTTTCCTTCAATAACAGGATGCACACAAAGTTGCAATTCGTCAATCAGATGGCTGTTTAAAAGTTCAATTATCAAACTCCGGCTACCAATTAAAATATCCCGCCCTGCTTGTTTCTTTAATTCCAGCAGTTTTGCTGCAAGGGGCTGTTTTGCTAATTCTGCTGTAGCCCACCCGGTATCTTTCAAAGTGCCGGAAAAAACTACTTTTTGTATTTTATCTATTGAAAAGGCAAATTCATTCATTGATGCATCTGCAGATGGATCTGTCAGTAATGTTTGCCAGAATTTCATCAGTTCAAAAGTAATCCTGCCGTACAAAATGACTCCTGCACTATTGATGAGGTCAGCATAATGCTGATGAAGTTTTTCATCTGCGATTCCTGCCGTATGATCGCAAATTCCGTCTACCGTCATATTGATTGCCGCGATTACTCTTTTCATATGTAGTACCAGTTGTTTAGAATTGGATTGTGCGTGGGTTGTGTACCTGCTGTTCGTTTCTCCGGGTGATAAAGATTTTATCGTACTCTTTCTATATCAGTGATAATGCCTCCTTTTATCATATTACTGTATCCGTTGTCTGGTAAATAGCTGGTAAACGAAAGTGCTGATTCATAATTTTTTCTTGCATTATCAAAGTCTAGCAGGTCTTCATAGCATTTTGCAATGTTTAAATATAACGAAGGCAATGCGCTTTTCGCGTTTTGATCATTTGATTGTAATGCAACGTGCAAAGCTATTTCGTCCCATCGCAACTTTTCTTCTACACTATTCTGATGTCGGGCTACATAATGAGCCGCAGTGAATTTTTCAAGGTCGTTTGTTGCTTCATTCCATGCCTGAAGAAAGCATTTGCCTGCCTCTTCTGAAAGGCCTTTTCCTTCCATTTCCATGCCTGACGTACAAAGTTTAACTACATTGTTATTCGGATCAAACACTATATCTGTTAATTTAAATGTGAGCAACAAAAATAACTGGCCTGAATTTCCCGGGTATCAAAAACTTTCGCCTCTTGTTAAAAGAAAAATCAAGCACAGCGCGAAGGCTTCTCATCCGAATGTTTAAAGGTCAGGTGAATTTATAAATCGGGCAGGCTTTTTTTTTGTCTTTATTATTTCCAATATAAAAACCAAAGCCTTTTACTCTCAGTTATATCGTTGACAGAATTCAGCGTACCAAAAACTTTGAGATGAGCCAACTTAGGAAAATAAAAAAAGAAACATAAAAATTCAAGACGGTTGCCGCTAACGTTAACGCATTGGCGATGTGGCGGTATTCTGTGTTCTGTCTGCCCGGTGCCGCTGCTGATTAAAGATACAATAGATCATTGTTTATTCTGTTGCTCGACGTTCTTCGTCGGCTGGAACTGATGCCGATTAAGGAACAAAAGCCGAGCATATATTCTTTGTCCCGCCATATTGCCAAACCTTTTGTTGGTAGCAGTTTTTGTCTGTCAATAATACGAGTATTGAAATTGTTGAGCTTTTTTTAAATAAAAATAGTTGTCGATTATTTTGTCTAAAGTCGCAACGTACTTTAAAAGTTCATTTTCTCTTGCTGCTTTCTCTGCCCTCTGCGGAATTTCATTATCTAACTCAGCTTCTCTATGGATAATCTCTTTCAGGGAAGTTAAATAAAGCATCTTTAATCTGCCAATGTCCGTCAATTTGTTATCGATGTCAGAAAACGATTTGTATTCGTAAACTCCATACTCAGCATATCCATTAATTCGATTGAATTGATGCCCAAAGAAAGTTCCTCCATATTGCAAGTAACCAAAAATGTCATTTATTGTTTGGTAAATGGTTATCAAGTTTTCTCGAACTGTATCCAAATTTTTGTCATTGTATTTTTGCCTTAAAAAGTAAGAGTATAAAATGTAGTAAGTGTCTTGTCCTTGTTCACTTCCAAAAGACAAATGCATTTTTTTACCGTTATCTTCAATGATGTCTTTGAAATATCCACTTTGTGCATAGGATATGTCAGGGTTTACTGGAATTGAAGAATATAAAGAAGGGAAGTTGTCAACTATTTGATTAAACTCCTCTTTTGAATACTTGATTGTGTCAGAATATTTTGATGATATAATTATACTGTCACCTTTCGCATAAAATTGAGATTTGTCGATAGCAGCTTTCTTAACAACGCTTGTGTCAACCTGTTTTGAGGCATTGTTATTTGTCTGACTATTGCAGCCAAATAAAAGTAATGTTATTATGAAAGTTTGGGTCTTGATAAAATTAGTACTTATGTTGAAGCATTGGCGTTGTGGCGGTATTATGTGTTCCGTCTGCCTGGTGCCGCTGCTGATTAAAGATACAATAGATCATTGTTTATTCTGTTGCTCGACGTTCTTCGTCGGCTGGAACTGATGCCGATTAGCGAACAAAAAGCCGAGCATATATTCGTTGTCCCGCCATATTGCCAAACCGCCTGTTGTAGGCAGTTTTGTTTTGTCAGTTGTAAAAGGTAACATCTGGCGGAGTAACCTGGTGTTGAAGGTTTCTATAATTGTTCGCATGCAACACACTTGTAAACTTGATAGCCTCTATCATTCCAAGCTGTGTCAACAAACTTGCCCATTTTAATTCTTTTGTCGTTAGCAATTTTCTTTGTCAACACCAGTTCAAACTCTTCAAAGTTAGTTTGTATAGGAAAAGATTTTATTTCATTATTAAAGCAGTTGTCACACATGGATAATTTCTCAATTTTTGTCAATATTCAGGATAAAACATATCAAACCTGATATTTTCAATTTTTAGTTCATGTCTTAAACTGTCAAAAGATTTTTTACTTAATGGTCCGTAAACTGGCTTGTCTTGAAATGAGTTGTTAGAAATTGTAATAACATAATAGTTTGTCGTGTCTGTATGAACTGTAACAATATTGCCTTGTTTGATTGGCTGTTGTTTAGCAATTATAAAATCTGAGTTGTGTCCTATTTCCGAAACATAAGCTGGTATAATTTCTTCACCTTTGTTAATGCTCCTTGTCTGAGGAATGTCGATCCAAACAGTTTCATAGTCACCAATAATTTTGTCGCTATCGCTGTCAAACAAACAGCTTGAAAATAAAATTGCTGAAAAAATTGTGATAATAAGTTTGAGTTTCATAACTGTAACGGTCTTTCCAAAAATTGCCTACAACGTTCACAGCTTTGTGTTCGGCAAGACATTTGGAAAACGTCCAGCCCGTGAATGCTGCTGATTAAAGATACAAAAGCTCATAAAATATTCTACTGCCGCTCAGAATTCCTTCAACCGGAACTATGCTGGATTTTTACTGCAGTTGAAGAACGTTATTCGTTAGCCCAATTGCTGCAATGCAGTGTTAGCAGCAGCTTTTTTAGCGGTTTAATAATTTGGTTGGGAAATGAGTTTTATTAAAGAGTCACATTTATTGTTGAATTGTGTCCCCCAATTGTCTCCATTTATTTTAGTAAAATATTCTTTCACTATTTTATTATATTTTTCTATTCCATTTATCTGCTCATTGCTTATACTGCACCCAAATTCTTCAACTTGAAAGGCAAATGATTTTGAAATAAGAATTTCGTCAATTAAAGGTAAACCATAACTGATAATTTGAATATTCCCATTTGAAATATCACGTTTTGCTGAAAAATAGTTATACTTCGTTGCAAGTCCGAATTTGTAGGTGATAGAAAATCCCAATAAACTTAAAGCAAAAACTATTAGTATTATTTTCAGGTTCTTTTTCATTTTACTAAAGATGAAGACTGTGCTGAATTCCATAAAGTTGCAGCTAACGTTAAAGCATTGGCGATGGATGTGGCGGTATTCTGTGTTCTGTCTGCCCGGTGCCGCTGCTGATTAAAGATACAATAGATCATTGTTTATTCTGTTGCTCGACGTTCTTCGTCGGCTGGAACTGAAGCTCAATAGCGAATAAAAAGTTGAGCACATATTCGTCGCCCCGCTATATTGCCAATGCACTGTTAGCGGCAGTTCTTTCTGAATCGAGTCAAGTCTAAAACTTCTGTTCGTCCAGTTGTTCTAATCCATTTTACAGTTCCGTAATCTCGGCTTAACCATACGGTTGCCTTATCTGGCTTAGTTGATCTGTCATAAACCAATAAATTGAGCCTGAGACAGTTTTTCAAAACGGTTTTCTCAATTGTCACATCTTCAAATTGAAAGTCCTTTATGAAAATTTCCATTACAAAGCTCCATTTTAGTTTAGCGAGGTCAAATGGCTTTGAAAACATTAAGTTGGATGTTACAATATGGCTGAAATCATTCTTTGTCAGCAAAGTTGGACTTTGATTCTCTGTCAATGACGCTAGCAATATAGTATCATTCCTAAAAATCATTGCAGAGCCAGAAAAACTCCTCAATTGAGCATAATTTCCAGTCGTGTCGTCTGCACTCGAGATATAATAAGCTGTTTCGTTCGCAATAGGAATTTTTCTCCAAACCAATTTTACTGTGTCATGCAGACCTGAAGCATGGAAAGAATTGTAAACACAATTGTAGAATAATGTATCACACTTTGG encodes the following:
- a CDS encoding VOC family protein, coding for MSRQIFINLAVKDVERSMAFYTAMGFTNNPQFSDESGKCMVWSDSIFVMILSHEKFATFATKPIADTKAALAALYSLSTDSVEAMNTIVEAGLQAGGTEPHALRDYGFMQQRTLEDFDGHSWEIFFMDMSKFPAGEPVAQ
- a CDS encoding DUF3997 domain-containing protein, whose product is MKLKLIITIFSAILFSSCLFDSDSDKIIGDYETVWIDIPQTRSINKGEEIIPAYVSEIGHNSDFIIAKQQPIKQGNIVTVHTDTTNYYVITISNNSFQDKPVYGPLSKKSFDSLRHELKIENIRFDMFYPEY
- a CDS encoding SBBP repeat-containing protein produces the protein MKTFVLNILALLFTLSLNAQSFTRGWANCYSDPTATTYITDVTADKNGNTYSVGYKIYNGDEYYQTHLFVRKVTPTGQEEWIQYFNATQDSIDNAKAVALDNAGNIYVTGTRKDTFCNICTYNTKISDIITMKYNPQGQRLWLNRYKPGLNIISYPSAIHVLPNGTSVVAGNEDVLNTQTYVWERRAVIMQITNAGNTTWVRKVESTVANSVTVFGDGNIYVAGANDQYHYFMTYKPLLLKLKKNGVVQWTNTFDEPNKRGQYFFVKTDASGNVYVNGETDTVAFANAPAMLTTKINPVSGTNIWSKKEMGTSTSNTQGSYTVDSAGNSFTAGTVAPGGYFTDWVLTGYNTNGESIWTNYYAGALGGSDAPVDIQTDASGNVYVAGNTYGPVNNRYSYTLNVYNAKGALTYQNLYQNGNRIIIPAGLGLDSKGNVYVIGNCTVKYKPVQSIAAQQVNTDLLNTPIGKPVRIYPNPAKDVVNIDHGFGTGNIIWRLLDNTGKVLQQQTTAAKPVINLPVNHLKAGTYFIQVTAGKEQYTKKFIKL
- a CDS encoding dihydrofolate reductase family protein; this translates as MKRVIAAINMTVDGICDHTAGIADEKLHQHYADLINSAGVILYGRITFELMKFWQTLLTDPSADASMNEFAFSIDKIQKVVFSGTLKDTGWATAELAKQPLAAKLLELKKQAGRDILIGSRSLIIELLNSHLIDELQLCVHPVIEGKGMRLFDKIKERIFFKLIRTKTLPSGATIFYYEPTTG
- a CDS encoding rRNA adenine methyltransferase; the encoded protein is MEMEGKGLSEEAGKCFLQAWNEATNDLEKFTAAHYVARHQNSVEEKLRWDEIALHVALQSNDQNAKSALPSLYLNIAKCYEDLLDFDNARKNYESALSFTSYLPDNGYSNMIKGGIITDIERVR